The following are from one region of the Sandaracinus amylolyticus genome:
- a CDS encoding alanine racemase, with product MTTLRELPTPCLVLERDVMERSCARMKARAAALGVSLRPHLKTAKSIEVARRAADGAITVSTLREASYFLEHGVRDLTYAVGLDPAKIDACEALVARGAQLTVITDDVDVARALSERDPALRVLIEVDVGQHRGGVDPESDELLAIASMLARGRRLRLAGVLAHAGHSYGAESVAAITAIAEEERARTVRAASRLRDAGHDIDTISVGSTPTAVHATHLEGVTELRAGVYTFFDRFQHAIGSCGEDDLALTVLASVIGVRRREGLVLIDAGSLALSADRSMERFGGGYGEVRDLRDAPLGALVTSVNQEHGMIAGAPSSLRVGDRVRIRPNHACITAAMHASYAVVAGDDRVIAQWERVNHW from the coding sequence ATGACGACGTTGCGTGAACTCCCGACGCCGTGCCTCGTGCTCGAGCGCGACGTGATGGAGCGGAGCTGTGCGCGGATGAAGGCGCGCGCGGCGGCGCTCGGGGTGTCGCTGCGGCCGCACCTCAAGACCGCGAAGTCGATCGAGGTCGCGCGGCGCGCCGCGGACGGCGCGATCACGGTGTCGACGCTGCGCGAGGCGTCGTACTTCCTCGAGCACGGCGTGCGCGATCTGACGTACGCGGTGGGGCTCGATCCCGCGAAGATCGATGCGTGCGAGGCGCTCGTCGCGCGCGGTGCGCAGCTCACGGTGATCACCGACGACGTCGACGTCGCGCGCGCGCTCTCGGAGCGCGATCCCGCGCTGCGGGTGCTGATCGAGGTCGACGTCGGACAGCATCGCGGCGGGGTCGATCCCGAGAGCGACGAGCTGCTGGCGATCGCGAGCATGCTCGCGCGAGGTCGTCGGTTGCGCCTGGCGGGCGTGCTCGCGCACGCGGGGCACTCGTACGGCGCGGAGAGCGTCGCGGCGATCACCGCGATCGCCGAGGAGGAACGAGCGCGCACGGTGCGCGCGGCGTCGCGGCTGCGCGACGCGGGCCACGACATCGACACGATCAGCGTGGGCTCGACGCCGACCGCCGTGCACGCGACGCACCTCGAGGGGGTGACCGAGCTGCGCGCGGGCGTGTACACGTTCTTCGATCGCTTCCAGCACGCGATCGGCTCGTGCGGCGAGGACGACCTCGCGCTCACCGTGCTCGCCTCGGTGATCGGCGTGCGCCGTCGCGAGGGCCTCGTGCTGATCGACGCGGGCTCACTCGCGCTCTCGGCGGATCGCAGCATGGAGCGGTTCGGCGGGGGTTACGGCGAGGTGCGGGATCTGCGCGACGCGCCCCTCGGCGCGCTGGTCACCTCGGTGAACCAGGAGCACGGGATGATCGCGGGCGCGCCGTCGTCGCTGCGAGTCGGAGATCGCGTGCGGATCCGACCGAACCACGCGTGCATCACCGCCGCGATGCACGCGTCGTACGCGGTGGTCGCGGGCGACGACCGGGTGATCGCGCAGTGGGAGCGCGTGAACCACTGGTGA